One Amblyomma americanum isolate KBUSLIRL-KWMA chromosome 8, ASM5285725v1, whole genome shotgun sequence DNA window includes the following coding sequences:
- the LOC144101572 gene encoding putative sodium-dependent multivitamin transporter isoform X1, protein MRSRDWKCFLLYARPSVEGTRNASPGYGHQLLKSIFAGASRRTQKRLQVQQQEGRREQDKKSGMSASTNLDTADCVVFGVLTAVGYLVGIYFSVVKRRKKAVSGISNAASAELEAFLGGQSLPAAALAVSIVASVANGMNVVGFVGHYYAHGFHALWILVGTPLATAFAVTALVPLLYGLGVASVFQYLRMRFDNKVGITASVVYFVLSQTLGAVGIYSAAIGLSTMLSVPLLYSNIVIGLAGTIYTALGGLRGVVWADCVQALVMLVAPVTIIAKVINDSSSATPPLRPMTDLNVSEYMFRAKLDITLDENIWSCLIGGLPYIFVRVGFDQMVVQRFMAARSLRDAKRIAVVSAAFVVFFFFLVGVAGGTIIYWYRDCDPILSGAIKSYDQVVPYYLKESLSDVMTLRGLFLAGLLGATTSTVSSVVNSHAATFYIDIVAPHFSISEKKALIIMRLLAFGSGAIMTLFAIAVPTLGTATRLFLNFYASASGPFFALVILAVSCPWINARGAAWGSLLVCGFQLWHAVGRSLSSVAKPPVFPGTLDRCPAPGNSTAEVSSLTQGLLQEGSDVFPLYQLSFFWSSFLGALLTILLATMLSFITGGVKNAKNNVRFTSPVFLNFWKRFAFIAENCELEEAKALNDTKASSGHHDTDERTNEDRELTSKYKRRSSSDVSAHERAECVT, encoded by the exons GGACGACGTGAGCAAGACAAGAAATCGGGCATGTCCGCGTCAACGAACCTGGACACCGCGGACTGCGTCGTGTTCGGCGTGCTCACTGCTGTGGGTTACCTGGTCGGCATATATTTCTCTGTGGTCAAACGACGGAAAAAG GCAGTGTCTGGCATCAGCAATGCCGCGAGCGCCGAGCTGGAGGCTTTCCTTGGCGGCCAGAGCCTCCCAGCTGCTGCTTTGGCTGTCTCAATTGTGGCCTCCGTGGCTAACGGCATGAATGTCGTGGGCTTCGTGGGACACTACTACGCCCATGGATTCCACGCGCTGTGGATTTTGGTGGGGACGCCATTGGCGACGGCCTTCGCGGTGACCGCCTTGGTGCCGCTCCTGTATGGTTTAGGAGTGGCGTCGGTTTTTCAG TACCTGCGCATGCGGTTTGATAACAAGGTCGGCATCACAGCGAGCGTCGTCTACTTTGTCCTGAGC CAAACACTCGGCGCCGTGGGAATTTACAGCGCTGCGATTGGATTGTCTACAA TGCTCTCGGTGCCGCTGCTGTACTCAAACATTGTCATCGGTCTCGCTGGCACAATATACACAGCTCTG gGGGGACTCCGCGGCGTCGTATGGGCCGACTGCGTGCAGGCTCTGGTTATGCTTGTGGCACCAGTGACAATCATAGCAAAAGTGATAAACGATTCTAGCAGTGCCACACCGCCGCTCCGACCCATGACTGATTTAAACGTTTCTGAGTACATGTTCAG AGCAAAACTGGACATCACACTTGATGAGAACATCTGGAGTTGTCTCATTGGAGGCCTCCCATACATTTTTGTTCGTGTTGGATTTGACCAAATGGTGGTGCAGCGATTCATGGCAGCCAGGAGTCTGCGAGATGCAAAAAG GATAGCCGTCGTCAGTGCTGCAttcgttgttttcttttttttcctggttgGAGTTGCGGGTGGAACTATCATTTACTGGTACAGAGACTGTGACCCAATTTTGTCGGGTGCAATCAAAAGCTACGATCAG GTCGTCCCTTACTACTTAAAGGAAAGCCTTTCTGATGTGATGACGCTACGAGGTTTGTTTCTTGCTGGGCTCCTAGGTGCTACTACAAG TACGGTTTCATCTGTGGTGAACTCTCATGCCGCAACATTCTACATCGACATTGTGGCACCACACTTCAGCATCTCAGAGAAGAAAGCATTGATTATAATGCGCCTGTTAG CGTTTGGGAGTGGGGCAATTATGACCCTGTTTGCAATCGCGGTTCCAACTCTAGGTACAGCTACTCGG CTGTTTTTGAACTTCTACGCCTCAGCCTCTGGCCCTTTCTTCGCTCTAGTAATCCTCGCCGTCTCTTGTCCGTGGATCAATGCAAGG GGTGCGGCTTGGGGAAGCTTGCTGGTTTGTGGGTTTCAGCTGTGGCATGCTGTGGGTAGGAGCCTGTCTAGTGTGGCAAAGCCGCCTGTGTTTCCTGGAACACTAGACCGCTGTCCTGCGCCTGGAAACAGCACTGCTGAAGTTTCGAGCTTGACGCAAGGACTACTCCAAGAGGG GTCTGATGTGTTTCCATTGTACCAGCTCTCCTTCTTTTGGAGTTCATTCTTGGGTGCCCTGTTGACAATTTTGCTTGCTACTATGCTCAGCTTCATTACTG gGGGCGTGAAGAATGCCAAAAATAATGTACGTTTTACGAGCCCTGTATTTTTGAACTTTTGGAAGCGGTTCGCCTTCATCGCTGAAAATTGTGAG CTCGAAGAAGCAAAAGCACTGAACGACACGAAGGCTTCGTCGGGCCATCATGACACCGATGAACGCACTAATGAGGACAGAGAACTGACATCGAAGTACAAGCGAAGAAGCAGTAGCGATGTGTCTGCTCACGAAAGAGCTGAATGCGTGACGTAA
- the LOC144101572 gene encoding putative sodium-dependent multivitamin transporter isoform X2: MASIKNRGRREQDKKSGMSASTNLDTADCVVFGVLTAVGYLVGIYFSVVKRRKKAVSGISNAASAELEAFLGGQSLPAAALAVSIVASVANGMNVVGFVGHYYAHGFHALWILVGTPLATAFAVTALVPLLYGLGVASVFQYLRMRFDNKVGITASVVYFVLSQTLGAVGIYSAAIGLSTMLSVPLLYSNIVIGLAGTIYTALGGLRGVVWADCVQALVMLVAPVTIIAKVINDSSSATPPLRPMTDLNVSEYMFRAKLDITLDENIWSCLIGGLPYIFVRVGFDQMVVQRFMAARSLRDAKRIAVVSAAFVVFFFFLVGVAGGTIIYWYRDCDPILSGAIKSYDQVVPYYLKESLSDVMTLRGLFLAGLLGATTSTVSSVVNSHAATFYIDIVAPHFSISEKKALIIMRLLAFGSGAIMTLFAIAVPTLGTATRLFLNFYASASGPFFALVILAVSCPWINARGAAWGSLLVCGFQLWHAVGRSLSSVAKPPVFPGTLDRCPAPGNSTAEVSSLTQGLLQEGSDVFPLYQLSFFWSSFLGALLTILLATMLSFITGGVKNAKNNVRFTSPVFLNFWKRFAFIAENCELEEAKALNDTKASSGHHDTDERTNEDRELTSKYKRRSSSDVSAHERAECVT; encoded by the exons ATGGCGTCTATCAAAAATAGG GGACGACGTGAGCAAGACAAGAAATCGGGCATGTCCGCGTCAACGAACCTGGACACCGCGGACTGCGTCGTGTTCGGCGTGCTCACTGCTGTGGGTTACCTGGTCGGCATATATTTCTCTGTGGTCAAACGACGGAAAAAG GCAGTGTCTGGCATCAGCAATGCCGCGAGCGCCGAGCTGGAGGCTTTCCTTGGCGGCCAGAGCCTCCCAGCTGCTGCTTTGGCTGTCTCAATTGTGGCCTCCGTGGCTAACGGCATGAATGTCGTGGGCTTCGTGGGACACTACTACGCCCATGGATTCCACGCGCTGTGGATTTTGGTGGGGACGCCATTGGCGACGGCCTTCGCGGTGACCGCCTTGGTGCCGCTCCTGTATGGTTTAGGAGTGGCGTCGGTTTTTCAG TACCTGCGCATGCGGTTTGATAACAAGGTCGGCATCACAGCGAGCGTCGTCTACTTTGTCCTGAGC CAAACACTCGGCGCCGTGGGAATTTACAGCGCTGCGATTGGATTGTCTACAA TGCTCTCGGTGCCGCTGCTGTACTCAAACATTGTCATCGGTCTCGCTGGCACAATATACACAGCTCTG gGGGGACTCCGCGGCGTCGTATGGGCCGACTGCGTGCAGGCTCTGGTTATGCTTGTGGCACCAGTGACAATCATAGCAAAAGTGATAAACGATTCTAGCAGTGCCACACCGCCGCTCCGACCCATGACTGATTTAAACGTTTCTGAGTACATGTTCAG AGCAAAACTGGACATCACACTTGATGAGAACATCTGGAGTTGTCTCATTGGAGGCCTCCCATACATTTTTGTTCGTGTTGGATTTGACCAAATGGTGGTGCAGCGATTCATGGCAGCCAGGAGTCTGCGAGATGCAAAAAG GATAGCCGTCGTCAGTGCTGCAttcgttgttttcttttttttcctggttgGAGTTGCGGGTGGAACTATCATTTACTGGTACAGAGACTGTGACCCAATTTTGTCGGGTGCAATCAAAAGCTACGATCAG GTCGTCCCTTACTACTTAAAGGAAAGCCTTTCTGATGTGATGACGCTACGAGGTTTGTTTCTTGCTGGGCTCCTAGGTGCTACTACAAG TACGGTTTCATCTGTGGTGAACTCTCATGCCGCAACATTCTACATCGACATTGTGGCACCACACTTCAGCATCTCAGAGAAGAAAGCATTGATTATAATGCGCCTGTTAG CGTTTGGGAGTGGGGCAATTATGACCCTGTTTGCAATCGCGGTTCCAACTCTAGGTACAGCTACTCGG CTGTTTTTGAACTTCTACGCCTCAGCCTCTGGCCCTTTCTTCGCTCTAGTAATCCTCGCCGTCTCTTGTCCGTGGATCAATGCAAGG GGTGCGGCTTGGGGAAGCTTGCTGGTTTGTGGGTTTCAGCTGTGGCATGCTGTGGGTAGGAGCCTGTCTAGTGTGGCAAAGCCGCCTGTGTTTCCTGGAACACTAGACCGCTGTCCTGCGCCTGGAAACAGCACTGCTGAAGTTTCGAGCTTGACGCAAGGACTACTCCAAGAGGG GTCTGATGTGTTTCCATTGTACCAGCTCTCCTTCTTTTGGAGTTCATTCTTGGGTGCCCTGTTGACAATTTTGCTTGCTACTATGCTCAGCTTCATTACTG gGGGCGTGAAGAATGCCAAAAATAATGTACGTTTTACGAGCCCTGTATTTTTGAACTTTTGGAAGCGGTTCGCCTTCATCGCTGAAAATTGTGAG CTCGAAGAAGCAAAAGCACTGAACGACACGAAGGCTTCGTCGGGCCATCATGACACCGATGAACGCACTAATGAGGACAGAGAACTGACATCGAAGTACAAGCGAAGAAGCAGTAGCGATGTGTCTGCTCACGAAAGAGCTGAATGCGTGACGTAA
- the LOC144101572 gene encoding putative sodium-dependent multivitamin transporter isoform X3: protein MSASTNLDTADCVVFGVLTAVGYLVGIYFSVVKRRKKAVSGISNAASAELEAFLGGQSLPAAALAVSIVASVANGMNVVGFVGHYYAHGFHALWILVGTPLATAFAVTALVPLLYGLGVASVFQYLRMRFDNKVGITASVVYFVLSQTLGAVGIYSAAIGLSTMLSVPLLYSNIVIGLAGTIYTALGGLRGVVWADCVQALVMLVAPVTIIAKVINDSSSATPPLRPMTDLNVSEYMFRAKLDITLDENIWSCLIGGLPYIFVRVGFDQMVVQRFMAARSLRDAKRIAVVSAAFVVFFFFLVGVAGGTIIYWYRDCDPILSGAIKSYDQVVPYYLKESLSDVMTLRGLFLAGLLGATTSTVSSVVNSHAATFYIDIVAPHFSISEKKALIIMRLLAFGSGAIMTLFAIAVPTLGTATRLFLNFYASASGPFFALVILAVSCPWINARGAAWGSLLVCGFQLWHAVGRSLSSVAKPPVFPGTLDRCPAPGNSTAEVSSLTQGLLQEGSDVFPLYQLSFFWSSFLGALLTILLATMLSFITGGVKNAKNNVRFTSPVFLNFWKRFAFIAENCELEEAKALNDTKASSGHHDTDERTNEDRELTSKYKRRSSSDVSAHERAECVT from the exons ATGTCCGCGTCAACGAACCTGGACACCGCGGACTGCGTCGTGTTCGGCGTGCTCACTGCTGTGGGTTACCTGGTCGGCATATATTTCTCTGTGGTCAAACGACGGAAAAAG GCAGTGTCTGGCATCAGCAATGCCGCGAGCGCCGAGCTGGAGGCTTTCCTTGGCGGCCAGAGCCTCCCAGCTGCTGCTTTGGCTGTCTCAATTGTGGCCTCCGTGGCTAACGGCATGAATGTCGTGGGCTTCGTGGGACACTACTACGCCCATGGATTCCACGCGCTGTGGATTTTGGTGGGGACGCCATTGGCGACGGCCTTCGCGGTGACCGCCTTGGTGCCGCTCCTGTATGGTTTAGGAGTGGCGTCGGTTTTTCAG TACCTGCGCATGCGGTTTGATAACAAGGTCGGCATCACAGCGAGCGTCGTCTACTTTGTCCTGAGC CAAACACTCGGCGCCGTGGGAATTTACAGCGCTGCGATTGGATTGTCTACAA TGCTCTCGGTGCCGCTGCTGTACTCAAACATTGTCATCGGTCTCGCTGGCACAATATACACAGCTCTG gGGGGACTCCGCGGCGTCGTATGGGCCGACTGCGTGCAGGCTCTGGTTATGCTTGTGGCACCAGTGACAATCATAGCAAAAGTGATAAACGATTCTAGCAGTGCCACACCGCCGCTCCGACCCATGACTGATTTAAACGTTTCTGAGTACATGTTCAG AGCAAAACTGGACATCACACTTGATGAGAACATCTGGAGTTGTCTCATTGGAGGCCTCCCATACATTTTTGTTCGTGTTGGATTTGACCAAATGGTGGTGCAGCGATTCATGGCAGCCAGGAGTCTGCGAGATGCAAAAAG GATAGCCGTCGTCAGTGCTGCAttcgttgttttcttttttttcctggttgGAGTTGCGGGTGGAACTATCATTTACTGGTACAGAGACTGTGACCCAATTTTGTCGGGTGCAATCAAAAGCTACGATCAG GTCGTCCCTTACTACTTAAAGGAAAGCCTTTCTGATGTGATGACGCTACGAGGTTTGTTTCTTGCTGGGCTCCTAGGTGCTACTACAAG TACGGTTTCATCTGTGGTGAACTCTCATGCCGCAACATTCTACATCGACATTGTGGCACCACACTTCAGCATCTCAGAGAAGAAAGCATTGATTATAATGCGCCTGTTAG CGTTTGGGAGTGGGGCAATTATGACCCTGTTTGCAATCGCGGTTCCAACTCTAGGTACAGCTACTCGG CTGTTTTTGAACTTCTACGCCTCAGCCTCTGGCCCTTTCTTCGCTCTAGTAATCCTCGCCGTCTCTTGTCCGTGGATCAATGCAAGG GGTGCGGCTTGGGGAAGCTTGCTGGTTTGTGGGTTTCAGCTGTGGCATGCTGTGGGTAGGAGCCTGTCTAGTGTGGCAAAGCCGCCTGTGTTTCCTGGAACACTAGACCGCTGTCCTGCGCCTGGAAACAGCACTGCTGAAGTTTCGAGCTTGACGCAAGGACTACTCCAAGAGGG GTCTGATGTGTTTCCATTGTACCAGCTCTCCTTCTTTTGGAGTTCATTCTTGGGTGCCCTGTTGACAATTTTGCTTGCTACTATGCTCAGCTTCATTACTG gGGGCGTGAAGAATGCCAAAAATAATGTACGTTTTACGAGCCCTGTATTTTTGAACTTTTGGAAGCGGTTCGCCTTCATCGCTGAAAATTGTGAG CTCGAAGAAGCAAAAGCACTGAACGACACGAAGGCTTCGTCGGGCCATCATGACACCGATGAACGCACTAATGAGGACAGAGAACTGACATCGAAGTACAAGCGAAGAAGCAGTAGCGATGTGTCTGCTCACGAAAGAGCTGAATGCGTGACGTAA